In Nitrospirota bacterium, the genomic window AAGCAATGCCTCGCTGAATGCGGTCGCCCTTGAATAGGGCAATGAATCCGACTGTCATCGCCGCCCCGGCGCTCGGTCCGTCGCTGCCGGTGGGCCGATAGGCGACCCCTTGCACCGAGACGGTTCCACTATGCTGGAGCGAGGGTGTCCGTTCGACGGCATAGCTAAAGGCCTGAGCCATGGCGCCTAAATGGGCATCGCCCAGCCGTACGCCGGCAAGGAGCCATTGGAGTCGAATGGGATTCGGGTCGGGGTTTTTATCCCACCACATCATGAGGACTTCAAACACGCCGAGATTATTTTGGTGAATCGCCGCCAGGACTGGGAGCTCAATGACCGTATCCGCGCGGACTGAGGCTGGGATTCCACAGAGAAGGGTGAGGACTAACGTGCAAATGGCAGCAAGATGACGTGGCATCGTGGGGCTCCTTCGTGGGATGAAACGCTGAGCAGTGAGCGATGAACGATGATGAGAGGCACGATTGTCCCTTCAGCGTTCCGCGTTTCTCGTTCAGCGCTGTTCGTTCTCGAAAGTGTAGCAATTTCTGTTGGGCCGTACAGTCATTCAGCGGTTCTTGTCTTGCGTTGGGCCTTGGCATTCCGTATAAGGGCCTGCATGATGAATCGGATATGTGCAGGGATCATAGCGGGCGGGATGGCGCTTCTCGGTCTGCCGATCGGTGCCGTGGCGTCAACCTGTTCGGTGGAGCAGTCTGCTTCAGGGCCAGGCGCGGCGTTTACGCTGCATCTTGGCGCGGACTGCACGGAACCGGAGCGAGAGGCGCGAGCGGTGGATGCGGCGCAGTTACTCCAGGCGCTCAAGGAGGGGAAGGGGCTCGATCTTTCAGGGGTGGTGGTTCGCGGCGATCTGTCGCTGGATACCTTGCCAGTTGGTTCGTTGCCGTCCGAGCTTGAGGGGATGAAGGAACTGCAGGGGCGGGAGGTCCGCGTGATTGCCGGTTCCCTGACGATCGTCAATTCGGTGGTGCGCGGAGCGATCAGGCACCAATCGAGGCAAGGGCTGCTGGTGGTGAAGGGGCCTGTGACGTTCAGCGGGACTAAGTTCGAACAGATCGTGGATCTCTCACAGTCTCTGTTCGTGCAGCCTGTGACGTTGTCAGGTGCGGTGTTCTTGCAAGAGAGCTATTTTGTGCAGGGGCGATTTCTGCGCGACCTCTTTGCGGAGAAGACGGCCTTTGGCCCCCATGCGCGATTCCATCGATCTGTCTTTCACGGGCCGGTGACATTCCAGCAATCGGGATTCAATGGGCTGGTGGAGTTCTTGGAAGTGGTCTTCGAGAAGGATGCCAATCTGTCGCGTACCTATTTCAAGTTGGGCACCGGGTTTTCCGGAAGCCGGTTCCAGGGTTTGGCGGATTTCTCTGAAGCCACGTTTGATCGGGAGGCGTTCTTTACCTTTACCCTGTTCGAGGGAGACGCCTACTTCCGCCGGGCGACGTTCCGATCGACGGCAGACTTTTCCGATGCGAAGTTCAAAGGGCGAGAGGACTTTTCCAAAGTCTTTTTCGAACAGGGTCCACTGTTTACCCGAGCGACCAGATCGGCGACCGGACAGGCTCCCCTGGGGCTCGAAAATCAGACTGTGCAGTATGCGATCATCCTCTCCCTCCTGATCTTCAGTGCCATGCTGATTGCCTATCTGATTCGTTCGCGGTGAAGATGGCGGTTTCTCTCTGTGACCACTACTAATAGATGGAGGCTTGCTCCTCTCCCCCCAAAGCTGGTATAAGTCCGCTTGTGGATAACCACTCAGACGATACCGAACAAACCGAATTGCCCTATCAGGTTCGCATCGAGAACTTTGAGGGGCCGCTTGATCTCCTGCTCCATCTGATTAAGAAGAGCGAGATCAATATCTATGACATTCCCATCCATCTGATTGCCCAGCAATACCTCACTTATATTGAGGCGATGGAAGACCTCAACCTGACGGTCGCAGGGGAGTTTCTGGTCATGGCGGCGACCCTGATTCAGATTAAATCCAAGATGCTGCTTCCCGTCGATGAGACGGCGGTTGACGAGGAAGATGGGCCGGATCCTCGTGAGGAATTGGTACGGCGTTTGCTCGAGTATAAGCAGTTCAAAGAGGCAGCCAACCAGTTGGACGAGCACGAGCGGTTGTGGCGGGAGATCTACAGTCGTGAACAGAGCCCGACGGTCGAATTGGAGTCGGATGAGTCGCTGATGGTCGATGTCAGCTTGTTCGATCTCGTGGATGCGTTGCAGGGGATTTTGAATCGCAATCCCGGCAAGACCTTCATGGATATCCTACCCGATAATTTGACGGTTCGGGATCGGATGAATTCGATCTTAGAAATGTTGGAAGGGCAGGAGTCGGTAAACTTCGTCGATCTCTTCGAGCCGTCCTGTCATCGGCTGGTGATCATCGTGACATTTTTGGCCTTGCTGGAGCTCATGAAGCTTCGAACGGCCCGGATATTCCAGGCGGAGCATTTTGGGCCGATCCTTGTGTCGCGCGCCTTTTCACTCGTGCCAGACCCGGCGGAATTAGATGATGCTGAATGGAGGGGAGCATGAGCTCAACCGTGGAACAGGAAACAGTCGACATGACATTGGTGGAACCAACGCCGCTTCTTGACGGCGGCGAGGTGCCGGAGCCTGAAGTCGTTGCTCAGGAAGCCGTTGCCGAGACGACGATGAACAGCCAGGCTGTCGCCATCGACGTGCGGGAACTGAAAGCGATTCTTGAAGCCGTCTTGTTCGTGTCGCCCGAACCGGTGCCGGTGGCGAGGTTGATGTCGATTGTGGGGACGGTCTCAAAAGCCGAAGTGGTGCAGGCTTTGGATATTCTCGCGCACGACTTGGATCAGGAAGGGCGCGGCATTCAGCTGGTGCAGGTTGCAGGCGGGTATCGGCTGGTGACGAAGCAGGAGTATGGGCCCTGGTTGAAGCGAATGGATAAGGCGAAGGCGGCGCAAAAGCTCTCGCGCTCCGCCCTCGAATCCCTCGCCATTATTGCCTACAAGCAGCCGCTCGTGCGGGCTGAGATCGAAGAGATTCGTGGCGTCGAAACGTCCGGTGTGTTACGCACCCTGTGCGAGCGTAAGCTGGTGCGGATCGTCGGGCGAAAAGACGTGCCAGGCCGGCCTATCATGTACGGCACCACCAAGTTCTTCCTTGAGCATTTCGGCCTACAAGACCTGACCCAGCTTCCTCCGTTGCGTGAGTTCAAAGAACTGGGCGAATCCGAGCAGGCGCTCTTGCCGATTGAACAGGAGTCGTTGCTAACGGTTGAGACATCCGAATCGTCCTATTCTGAAGACCTTCCCGTCACGAGTGACCTTGCGGAAGGTGAGGCGGTATTGGCCTTTGATGTAGAAACCAACGAGACGGTACTTCAAGATTCGCTCGAAGAGCCGGTTGAACAGGCGTAATAGGATGCTGAAAAAGTTCGCCAGCGTCTTGATAGCGCACGAAGCGCGAGACAGGCGAGAATAGCGCGATTAGAAGTTCGAAGTTTGCGGTTCGAAGTTCTGGAAGCCTCGGACTTAGAACCGAGACTCCCGCCCCCCTTGATTCCCCATTTCCTTCCACCTCCCCACATCTTTCAAAAACGGGAGCCTGAGTGCTCCTTGAATTGCGCGCGTCAACGAGGGCCTTTTGTCCCGGCAGGGAGTCGGCAGGCTGTTCTTCACTGTGCGCATTTGGACGATCCCACACCTCGAAGTGATCCCTCCAAGCCGCTCATGTTCTCTTCAGGGGATGGGGGCTGATTGATCTTCCACTGGCGCGCGTCGGACGAGCACATTCTTATCGTGCGCGTTCCGCGAGCACAGAAGATCATCAGGCTCCATCCCCGTTCCCCCGTTGACTCCCCTCAAGCCGCTTTGTTAGACTTCCCGTTCTCAATCTAAGTTGTTGAAAGAGGCGAAGTTCTTCGATTTCACCCGGTCCTGTCACACGAGGCACCACCAATGATTAAAGCATGGCTATTCGACGAGATGTTTCGGTTTGATCGAACGCATCTGACCATCGAAGAAATTCAGGGAGAATGGGGTGCCGGTGATTCAATCGCCGAAGAAGAAGAGCTCCCTCCGGCTCCGGCGAACGTGGCCGCAAAACCGGGGAATGGCCGGGTGACCATTACCTGGGACTCCGTTCCCGATGCCATGTACTACAATCTCTATTTCAAGACGACCAAGGGCGTGATGATCAAGTTCTCCGACCTCACGCGTCCGATTGCCGGCGACGATGATTTCAAAGCCGTCATTGGGGTGACAAAAGAGAATGGCGCCTGTGTGGAAGGCATTCAGAGTCCGTTTGTCCATGACGATCTGGCCAACGGGACTTGCTATTACTATGTGGTGACCGTCGTCACGCAAAAGGGGGAGAGCCTCGAGTCGAAAGAGGTCATGGCGATTCCCTCGCCCTATCTGTTGGCGATGTCTATCGGCCGAGAAGGCGTGGATGACGGGGAGTTCAGCTCGCCCACGGGAATCACGCTCGATAAAGACGGCAATATCTACGTGGCCGACACCGATAACCATTCGATTCAGAAGCTCGATAAAACCGGAAAATTTCTCGCGCGTTGGGGCGGCGATCCCTCTTCTCAGGAAGGGAGCTTCTACTATCCGCGTGGTTTGGCGGTCGGGCCGAACGACGTGTTGTACATCGCAGACAGCGGGAATAACCGCATCCAGAAATTCGACCTCGACGGCAATGTGATGCAGGCCTGGGGCAAGTTCGGGTTTGCATGGCGTGGGGCGGAT contains:
- the scpB gene encoding SMC-Scp complex subunit ScpB, giving the protein MSSTVEQETVDMTLVEPTPLLDGGEVPEPEVVAQEAVAETTMNSQAVAIDVRELKAILEAVLFVSPEPVPVARLMSIVGTVSKAEVVQALDILAHDLDQEGRGIQLVQVAGGYRLVTKQEYGPWLKRMDKAKAAQKLSRSALESLAIIAYKQPLVRAEIEEIRGVETSGVLRTLCERKLVRIVGRKDVPGRPIMYGTTKFFLEHFGLQDLTQLPPLREFKELGESEQALLPIEQESLLTVETSESSYSEDLPVTSDLAEGEAVLAFDVETNETVLQDSLEEPVEQA
- a CDS encoding pentapeptide repeat-containing protein, whose protein sequence is MMNRICAGIIAGGMALLGLPIGAVASTCSVEQSASGPGAAFTLHLGADCTEPEREARAVDAAQLLQALKEGKGLDLSGVVVRGDLSLDTLPVGSLPSELEGMKELQGREVRVIAGSLTIVNSVVRGAIRHQSRQGLLVVKGPVTFSGTKFEQIVDLSQSLFVQPVTLSGAVFLQESYFVQGRFLRDLFAEKTAFGPHARFHRSVFHGPVTFQQSGFNGLVEFLEVVFEKDANLSRTYFKLGTGFSGSRFQGLADFSEATFDREAFFTFTLFEGDAYFRRATFRSTADFSDAKFKGREDFSKVFFEQGPLFTRATRSATGQAPLGLENQTVQYAIILSLLIFSAMLIAYLIRSR
- a CDS encoding segregation/condensation protein A, with translation MDNHSDDTEQTELPYQVRIENFEGPLDLLLHLIKKSEINIYDIPIHLIAQQYLTYIEAMEDLNLTVAGEFLVMAATLIQIKSKMLLPVDETAVDEEDGPDPREELVRRLLEYKQFKEAANQLDEHERLWREIYSREQSPTVELESDESLMVDVSLFDLVDALQGILNRNPGKTFMDILPDNLTVRDRMNSILEMLEGQESVNFVDLFEPSCHRLVIIVTFLALLELMKLRTARIFQAEHFGPILVSRAFSLVPDPAELDDAEWRGA
- a CDS encoding S16 family serine protease; its protein translation is MPRHLAAICTLVLTLLCGIPASVRADTVIELPVLAAIHQNNLGVFEVLMMWWDKNPDPNPIRLQWLLAGVRLGDAHLGAMAQAFSYAVERTPSLQHSGTVSVQGVAYRPTGSDGPSAGAAMTVGFIALFKGDRIQRGIALTGTIEPGGQIGPVGSIPDKIRAAAREGFRTVLVPRGQMYDARWNLNELGLQLNVTVKEVDTIDEAYLLMTGQRI